In Sphingomonas sp. JUb134, the sequence GCCAGGCACTGCTTCATGATGCGCGCCGATTGGCGCACCTCTTCCACGCGGACCATGAACCGGTCGTAGCAGTCGCCCCGCGTGCCGACCGGCACGTCGAAGTTCATGCGACCGTAGACGTCATAGGGCTGCGACTTGCGCAGATCCCACGGCAGGCCCGCGGCGCGGATCATCGGACCCGAGAAGCCCCACTTGAGGGCGTCTTCGCGGCTGACGATCGCGATGTCGACGTTGCGCTGCTTGAAGATGCGGTTTTCAGCCACCAGGCTGATCGCATCCTCGAAAAGGCGCGGCAGGCGGGTGTCTAGCCACTCGGCGATGTCGGTCAGGAGCTTCAGCGGCACGTCCTGGCGCACGCCGCCGGGGCGGAAATAGTTCGCATGCATGCGCGCGCCCGAGGCACGCTCATAGAAGTTCATGCAGTCTTCGCGCAGCTCGAACAGCCACAGGTTGGGCGTCATCGCGCCCACGTCCATGATGTGCGAACCGAGGTTCAGCATGTGGTTCTTGATGCGGGTCAGCTCCGCGAAGAACACGCGGAGGTACTGCGCACGCAGCGGCACCTCGAGGTCGAGCAGCTTCTCGATCGCGAGCACATAGCTGTGCTCCATGCACATCGGCGAGCAGTAATCGAGCCGGTCGAAGTACGGGATCGACTGCAGATAGGTCTTGTGCTCGATGAACTTTTCAGTCCCGCGATGCAGCAGGCCGACGTGCGGGTCGACCCGCTCGACGATCTCGCCGTCGAGCTCCATCACGAGACGCAGCACGCCGTGCGCGGCCGGGTGCTGGGGCCCGAAGTTGATCGTGTAGTTCTGGATCTCGACATCGCCGGTCGACGTATGATCGTCGGCGCGATGGTCGAGCTGGTCGAGATACTCAGCCATTACTGGTTCTGCCCTTCGCCCTTGGACGGAATCACATCCGGATCCTTGGGCTTTTCCTCCGGCTTGTTGCCCGGATCGGACTTGCCGACGCCGGTCTGCGCGGGAGAGTCGGTGACCTTCGCCTCCGGCGCGTTCGGCGGCGAATCCTTCTTGTCGTCGTCGGCGCGGCGCACCTGCTCGGCCGTCACCGGCGAGGGCGCCCCCTTGGCCTGCGGCAGCGCCGCCTTGTGCTCGCCCGCAGGTGCCGCCTTCTCGTCACCCGGAAGGACGTATTCGGCGCCTTCCCACGGGCTCATGAAGTCGAAGCTGCGGAAGTCCTGCGCCAGCTGCACCGGCTCATAGACCACGCGCTTGGCGGCTTCGGAATAACGCACCTCGGCGAAGCCGGAGAGCGGGAAGTCCTTGCGCTGCGGGTGGCCGCGGAAGCCATAGTCCGTCAGGATGCGGCGCAGGTCGAGGTTGCCCCCGAAGATCACGCCGTACATGTCGAACACTTCGCGCTCGAGCCAGCCCGCGACGGGCCAGATGCCCGTCACCGACGGCACCGGCTGCACCTCGTCGGTGCGCACGCGCACGCGGAGGCGGTGGTTCCGGGTGACCGAGAGCAGGTGGTAGCAGACGTCGAACCGCTCGACGCGCGAGGGATAGTCGACGCCGGCGATTTCCATCAGCTGCTGATATTCGAGGCCCGACGTGTCGCGCAGCGCGATCATCGCCGGCACGAGCTGGTCGCGCTCGACCAGCAGCGTCACTTCGCCGACGAGATCCTGCGCCTCGAGCAGCGCCGCGCCCAGGGCCGCGGTCGCCGTCTCGATGACGCCGTCGTTGGCGGCATAGGCAGGTGCGGGCGCCCTCACCGTTCGATGCTCCCCGAACGGCGGATCTTCCGCTGCAGCTGCATGACGCCGTAGAGCAGCGCCTCTGCGGTCGGCGGGCAGCCAGGGACGTAGATGTCCACGGGCACCACGCGATCGCAGCCGCGCACGACGCTGTAGCTATAGTGGTAATAGCCGCCGCCGTTGGCGCACGATCCCATCGAGATCACGTACTTCGGCTCCGACATCTGGTCGTACACGCGGCGCAGCGCCGGGGCCATCTTGTTGCACAAGGTGCCCGCGACGATCATCACGTCCGACTGGCGCGGGGATGCGCGCGGAGCCGCGCCGAAGCGCTCCATGTCATAGCGCGGCATGTTGACGTGGATCATTTCGACCGCGCAGCATGCGAGGCCAAAGGTCATCCACCACAAGCTGCCGGTGCGTGCCCAATGGAACAGGTCTTCGGTCGAGGTGACAAGGAAACCCTTGTCGGTCAGCTCGCCGTTCAGGTCGTCGAAGAAGCGCTGGTCCGGCGCGACGTGCGCGCCGGGGGCCAGGGCGTTCTGCTCACCGAAAGCGGCAGGCGACGGGTTCAGTTCTACTCCCAATCCAACGCTCCCATCTTCCACGCGTACACGAGGCCCAGCGCCAGTTCGCCGATGAAGATCATCATGGAGATCCATGCCGTCCAACCGAGGTCGAACACCGACACTGCCCAGGGATATAGGAACGCCGCCTCCAGATCGAAGACGATGAAGAGGATCGCCACCAGATAAAAGCGGACGTCGTACTGACTGCGCGAGTCCTCGAACGCGGGGAAACCGCACTCATATTCCGAGAGCTTCTCGGCATTGGGCTTGTCCGCGCCGGTGAGGCGCGAAACGAGGATCGGCAGCGCCACGAAGGCACCGGACAGGAGAAGCGCGATCCCAAGGAAAATCAGGATCGGCAGATATTGCGATAGGTCGACCAAGGTCATCTCGCGGTTGCGGAATGCTGAGGGGCTTCTAGGCGCATGACCCGGAGGCATCAAGGCGCAAACCCCTTGAGAATCGCTCGCAATTAGGCTCTGCTATGCGCTGGAACCCGCTTGCCGCGGCCACGCGCGGCGCCGCCCGCGGCCAAGCGGCGCGGACGGTGCGGAGCGGGACAAGATTTGTAACGAAACGCGGCGTCAGCCTGCCCTGCAACCGGACGGCGGGACGAATCGCACAGGGGCCGCGAGGAGGCGGCGGAACGCACGAGGTTCCGCCGCGATCCGGTCAGCGCAGGGCGCCTGCGACCAGCTTGTGAAGGCGCGAGTGAAGCGCGTCGTTGGCGGCCAGCACTTCGCGCTTGATGAAGGCGCGGTCAGCACCCTTGAAGTCGGTCACGAAGCCGCCGGCCTCACGCACCAGCAGGATGCCGGCGGCGATGTCCCAGGGCTGGAGGCCGGATTCCCAATAGCCGTCGAAGCGGCCGGCAGCGACCCAGGCCAGGTCGAGCGCGGCGGAACCGAAGCGGCGGATGCCGGCGACCTCGGGTGCGACCGCACCGAAGATGCGGCTCCACTCGGCGAAATTGCCGTGGCCCATGAAGGGAATGCCGGTCGCGATCAGCGACTCGGTCAGGTCGCGGCGTGCCGAGACGCGCAGCCGCTGGTCCTGGTGCCAGGCGCCCCGGCCCTTTTCGGCCCAGAAGCTCTCGTCCGTGATCGGCTGATAGACGAGCGCGGTGGTGATTTCCGGCTGGCCGCCGGCGCCGTTCGGCTCCTCGACCGCGATCGAAATCGCGAAGTGCGGGATGCCGTGGAGGAAGTTGCTGGTGCCGTCGAGCGGATCGATGATCCAGCGCGGCTTGGTGGGATCGCCTTCGATCTTGCCGCCTTCTTCCAACAGGAAGCCCCAGTCGGGACGCGCCTTGCGCAGTTCCTCGACCAGCGTCTGTTCGGCGCGCTTGTCGGCGACCGAGACGAAATCGGCCGGGCCCTTGCGGCTGACCTGGAGGTTCTGGACCTCGCCGAAGTCGCGAC encodes:
- a CDS encoding NADH-quinone oxidoreductase subunit D, which translates into the protein MAEYLDQLDHRADDHTSTGDVEIQNYTINFGPQHPAAHGVLRLVMELDGEIVERVDPHVGLLHRGTEKFIEHKTYLQSIPYFDRLDYCSPMCMEHSYVLAIEKLLDLEVPLRAQYLRVFFAELTRIKNHMLNLGSHIMDVGAMTPNLWLFELREDCMNFYERASGARMHANYFRPGGVRQDVPLKLLTDIAEWLDTRLPRLFEDAISLVAENRIFKQRNVDIAIVSREDALKWGFSGPMIRAAGLPWDLRKSQPYDVYGRMNFDVPVGTRGDCYDRFMVRVEEVRQSARIMKQCLAEMPEGPTLSLDRKVAPPKRGEMKRSMEALIHHFKYFTEGFHVPAGEVYVATESPKGEFGVYLVSDGTNKPYRCKIRPTAFSHLQAMDFMSKGHMLADTTAILGAMDIVFGECDR
- a CDS encoding NADH-quinone oxidoreductase subunit C; this translates as MRAPAPAYAANDGVIETATAALGAALLEAQDLVGEVTLLVERDQLVPAMIALRDTSGLEYQQLMEIAGVDYPSRVERFDVCYHLLSVTRNHRLRVRVRTDEVQPVPSVTGIWPVAGWLEREVFDMYGVIFGGNLDLRRILTDYGFRGHPQRKDFPLSGFAEVRYSEAAKRVVYEPVQLAQDFRSFDFMSPWEGAEYVLPGDEKAAPAGEHKAALPQAKGAPSPVTAEQVRRADDDKKDSPPNAPEAKVTDSPAQTGVGKSDPGNKPEEKPKDPDVIPSKGEGQNQ
- a CDS encoding NuoB/complex I 20 kDa subunit family protein, with protein sequence MNPSPAAFGEQNALAPGAHVAPDQRFFDDLNGELTDKGFLVTSTEDLFHWARTGSLWWMTFGLACCAVEMIHVNMPRYDMERFGAAPRASPRQSDVMIVAGTLCNKMAPALRRVYDQMSEPKYVISMGSCANGGGYYHYSYSVVRGCDRVVPVDIYVPGCPPTAEALLYGVMQLQRKIRRSGSIER
- the ndhC gene encoding NADH-quinone oxidoreductase subunit A, translated to MVDLSQYLPILIFLGIALLLSGAFVALPILVSRLTGADKPNAEKLSEYECGFPAFEDSRSQYDVRFYLVAILFIVFDLEAAFLYPWAVSVFDLGWTAWISMMIFIGELALGLVYAWKMGALDWE
- a CDS encoding inositol monophosphatase family protein, producing MVAHSGLFTVMERAARKAGPRLRRDFGEVQNLQVSRKGPADFVSVADKRAEQTLVEELRKARPDWGFLLEEGGKIEGDPTKPRWIIDPLDGTSNFLHGIPHFAISIAVEEPNGAGGQPEITTALVYQPITDESFWAEKGRGAWHQDQRLRVSARRDLTESLIATGIPFMGHGNFAEWSRIFGAVAPEVAGIRRFGSAALDLAWVAAGRFDGYWESGLQPWDIAAGILLVREAGGFVTDFKGADRAFIKREVLAANDALHSRLHKLVAGALR